The sequence TCGCCGGTCAACGGCGAGCCGTGCGTGCTGCTCAAACTGGGCGAGGTCGTCCTCAAGGGCAAGAACCGCGAGCAGTTCGAGCGCCGCCTCGCCGACAACGTGCGCACCGCCGTCCGGCCGATCGCCCGGGTGGACGTCGTCCGGCGGCACGGCGTGTTCATCGTCCGCCGACCCGGTGCTGATCTTGCCACCATGGAGCGGGTCGCGCAGCGGATCACCGACGTCATGGGCATCGTGTGGGCGCACCGCGCCTGGCAGGTCGGCAAGGACCTCGCCAGCGTCGAGCGCGCCGCCCTGGAGCTCATGGACGGGCGGACCGGCACGTTCGCCGTCCGGTCCCGGCGCCGCGACAAGCGGTTCCCGATGACCTCCACCGAGCTCGACCGGCACATCGGCACGCTCGTCACCGCCCGCTACGGCCAGCCCGTCCGGCTGAAGAACCCCGAGCACACCCTGTCGATCGAGGTCGACCGCGACGAGGTGTTCGTCTACTCCGGCGGCCTGCCCGGGCAGGGCGGCCTGCCCGTCGGGATGAGCGGCCGCGGCCTCGTGCTGATGTCGGGCGGCATCGACTCGCCCGTCGCCGCGTACCGGATGATGCGCCGCGGCCTGCGCGTCGACTACCTGCACTTCTCCGGCATGCCGTTCACCGGCCCCGAGTCGATCTACAAGGCGTACGCGCTGGTCCGCGAGCTGGACAAGTTCCAGACCGGGTCCCGGCTGTTCGTCGTGCCGTTCGGCAAGGCGCAGCAGCAGATCAAGTCCTCCGGCGCCGACCGGCTCGCGGTGATCGCGCAGCGGCGGCTGATGCTGCGCACCGGGGAGGTCCTCGCCCGGCGGCTGCGCGGCTCCGCGCTGATCACCGGCGACGCGCTCGGCCAGGTGTCCAGCCAGACCCTCGCCAACATCACCGCGCTGGACGACGCCGTCGAGCTGCCCATCCTGCGGCCCCTCGTCGGCATGGACAAGGTCGAGATCATGGACCAGGCGCGCCGCATCCGCACCCTGACGATCTCCGAGCTGCCCGACGAGGACTGCTGCACCCTGCTCGCGCCCCGCCGCGCCGAGACCCGGGCCAAGATCGGCGACCTGCGGCAGATCGAGAAGCGCCTCGACGTCGGCGAGCTCGCCGACCAGCTCGCCGCGTCCGTCCAGGAGCACCGCCCCGCCTACGGCGACCCGGCCACCTGATCGGCCGCTCGCGCCCGCCGCTGGCTAGCGGGCGTCGAAGTCAGTCGGGCGCGGCGGCTCGGGGCCGTCCGGGCCCATCAGGGTGATCCGCTCGATGCGGACGATGCGGAAGCGGCGGCCCGCGACGGCGATGCCGTTGCGGCGGCTGTCGTCCTCCATCAGCTCCGCCGCCTCGGCGAACCGGGCGACGTCGGTCGCGGCGGGGCTCTCCACCGCCGGCACCACGTGCCTGAAGTAGGTGGCCAGCGAGTCGCGGGCCTGCTGCGGCGCGTCGTACAGGCGCCCGACGGGCCGCCAGCGCCGCTCGCCGCGCTCGGCGACGGTGAACGCGGGCGCCAGCGCGACCGGGGTGAGGAACGCGCCGGACGGCTCGTTGCCCGTGGCCGCCGCGGCGTCCAGCACCTGGCACAGCAGCTCGGCGGTCGCGAGGTCGGACGCCGGGCCGTCGTCCGGCAGCAGCTCGTGCGGCCGGGCGGGCGGGACGCGGCCGCACGCCGGCAGCGGGTCCAGGTCCGTCGGGCGGGGCGGCTCGGGCCCGTCCGGGCCGGTGCGGGCCAGTTGCTCGATCCGCACGATCCGGAACCGTCGCCCGCCCGCGGTCACCTCGTCGGCCGGCTCGCGCCGCAGCGTCCGGGCCGCGGCCGCCAGGTCGCGCGCCCGCGCGCCGGAGCCCGGCGCGGCCCGGTCCTCCAGATGGTCGGCGAGGATCTCGCGCGCGCCCTGCGGCAGCGGGTCGAACGGGCACACGACCTGCCAGCCGCCCGGAACCCGTTCCGCGGCGGTGTACACGGCGCCGAGGGCCACAAGTTCCGGGTAGGCGGCGAGGGCGCGGCGGGCGTCCGCCAGTAGCACCGCGGCGACCGGGTCGACGCCGTCCAGGTCCTCCGGGAACAGCCGCCCCCCGGCGTCACCATCTCCCGTCGTCATGCCGGTCATCATCCTCGCCGCGCCGCGCCCGGCCAATGGTTCAGACCATTTCGTTACCGCCCTGTGCGCCTTCCCCGCGGCCCTGTGCGCCTTCCCCGCGGCCGCGGCGGCGGGGCGCCACGAGGACCACCAGGCTCGTCGCCAGCAGCACGAGGCCGCCCAGCGCCGCGCCGCCCAGCCGCTCGCCCAGCAGGACCGTGCCGAGCACCGCCGCGACCGCCGGCTCCGCGAGCGTCAGGGTCGTCGCCGTCGTCGCGGGCGTCGTGCGCAGGCCCCGGGCGAAGAGCAGGTAGCCGCCGCCCGTGGTGATCACCCCGAGGTAGAGCGCGATGAGCGCGCCGCTCCCGGTGACAAGCCAGCCCGTCGGTCCGGCGAGCAGCACGGGCACCAGCGGGAGGGCCGCCGTGCCGAACAGCGCCGCCGCGACGGCCCGGTCCTGCTCGCCCCGGGTGATGAGGACGGACGCCACCGTCGCGTACGCCGCGTACGCCAGCCCGGACAGCAGGGCGAGCCCGATGCCGAGCGGCTCCGCGCCCGCGTCCCGGCCGCCGCCGACGAGCAGCGCGCAGCCCGCGACGGCCCCCGCCGTGGCGAGCGTCCACCGCCCGGTCGGCGCGGACCTGCGCGCCAGCAGCCCGATCACGCCGGTGAACACGGGCGCGCTGCCGATCGTGACGATGGTGCCGACCGCGACGCCGGTGCGCCCGGCGGCGACGAAGAACGCCGTCTGGTACACGGTGATGGCGACCGCCCCGAGGCCGACGAGCGGCAGGTTGCGGCGGTCCGCCACCAGGTGGCGCAGCCCCGCGCCGCCGCGCGTGAGAGCGGCGAGGGCCAGCAGCACCAGGCCGCCGATGATGATGCGGATCGCGGCGACCGAGTACGGGGACGCGCCGTCCGCGAACGTGCGGACGGTGCCGGTCGTCCCCCACAGGGTCGCCGCCAGCAGGACGTCGGCGCCGCCGCGCCGGGCACGGGACCGCGAGGACTTTTCAGGCGCGCGGCCAAGGGAGGTGTTCTGTGACACGGAGAGAGGCTCCTGGGCTCGAATCGGAAGGAGAGATCCGGATTCGGGGCGCAGGACGGCACGGCCGGGCGCGTGATCGCGCCGGGCCGTGCCGTGATCAGCAGGGAATGCGGTCGTCGCGCCCCGTCAGGAGCGCGGCGGCCCGCAATCGGGTGCCCAGTAAGCCATGGTTCAGAACGATACCCGCTCCCCGTCCGGCGGGACGCCTGCCGGTCAGGCGGGGCCGGCGGGTTCGGCGGGTCAGGCAGGTCAGGCGGGCACGGCGTCGGGGTCCTCGCTCCTGGTGAGGGAGCGGCCGACGATCGGGGGCAGGTCGCGCACGAGCTTGGCGAGCTCGCGCAGGTCGCCGTCCACCAGGGCCTGCGGGCCGTCGCACAGGGCCGTCTCCGGGTGCGGGTGCACGTCGATGATCACGCCGTCGGCGCCGACCGCGATCGCCGCGCGGGTCAGCGGCAGGACGAGGTCGCGGCTGCCCCCCGAGTGCGACGGGTCCACGATGACCGGCAGGTGGGAGAGGCGCTGCGCCACCGGGACCGCGGAGATGTCGAGGGTGTTGCGGGTCGCGCGCTCGAACGTGCGGATGCCCCGCTCGCACAGCACGATGTCGAGGTTGCCGCGCTGCGCGACGTACTCGGCGGCCATCAGCCACTCCTCGATCGTCCCGTTCATGCCGCGCTTCAGCATGACCGGCCTGCCGGACTCGCCGGCGGCCTGCAGGAGGGCGAAGTTCTGCGCGTTGCGGGTGCCGATCTGCAGCATGTCGGCGTAGGAGGCGACGAGTTCGACGTCGGCGGCGTCCACGACCTCGGTGACGATCGGCATGCCGGTCTCCTCGCGGACGTCCGCGAGGATGCGCAGCCCGGCCTCCCCGAGGCCCTGGAACGCGTACGGCGACGTGCGCGGCTTGAACGCGCCGCCGCGCAGCAGGGTCGCGCCGGCGGCCTGCGCCATCTGCGCCGCGCCGAGGGTCTGCTCGGGAGTCTCCACCGCGCACGGGCCGGCGATCAGCGTCATGGTGCCGGGGCCGATCGGCACCCCGCCGACCCGGACGACCGACCGCTCGGCGTGGTTCTCGCGGCTCACCAGCTTGTAGGGCGCCGAGATGCGGATGACGTCGCTGACGCCGCGCATCCCGCGCAGGTTCAGCGAGCCGAACTGCTGGACGTCGCCCACCAGCCCGACGATGGTGCGCTCCACTCCGCGGCTGACGAAGGCGTCGCCTCCCGCCGTCTCGACCAGTGAGACGACGGCTCTGACATCCGCTTCGCTGGCCTCCGGGGCCATGACGACGACCATGGGTTGCTGCCTCTCCTTCAGGCCCCGGGAGGCCGGCCGGTCCCCGGAACGACGAAAGCCCCGGGCCGGCCGGCCCGGGGCTTTCGCCTTCGTGGTCTGTCAGCGCAGCGTCTGGCAGACCAGCCGTCCGGGCTGGTCGGGCCAAAAGAAATACACGACGCTGCGCATGGGGCAAGCGTAGCCGATGTCCAGGTGCGCGGGCCCGCACGCACCCCGGATATGGCTCAGCTCACTCCGGATGGCAGGATGGCCGCGTCATGACGCACCCCGAACAGTCCGCGCCGCAGCCGGGCGAACTGCCGCCCGGGCAGTACGTCCCCCGGGGCTGGCCCGTCCTGCACTACGGTCCCGTGCCGAAGTTCCGTCCCAAGGACTGGGACTTCCGGGTCTTCGGCGCCACCGAGTCGGGGGAGCAGCACCGCTGGACCTGGGACGAGTTCGAGGCGCTGCCGAAGGCCACCTCGGTCGCCGACTTCCACTGCGTCACCAAGTTCACCATCCCGGACAACGAGTGGCAGGGCGTCCCCGGCGCGGTGATCATCGAGCTGGCGCCGCCCGCGCCGGAGGTCACGCACGTCATGGTCTGGGCCGAGTACGGCTACAGCGCCAACATCCGGATGAGCGACTTCCTCACCGACGGGACGATGTTCGCCACGCACCGCGACGGCGAGCGCCTCACCCCCGACCACGGCTTCCCCGTCCGCATCGTCATCCCGCACCTGTACGCGTGGAAGAGCGTGAAATGGGTCCGGGGCGTGGAGTACCTGGTGAAGGACCGCCGGGGCTTCTGGGAGGAGCGCGGCTACCACAACGTCGCCGACCCGTGGCGGGAGCAGCGCTACTCATACCAGGAGGACGAGGGCGAGTCGCCCCCGCTGTGATCGGTCCGGCGCGAATGGTCCGCTGGTACGCGCCTTCCGGCGGGCCGAGCGTGTCCCATTCGAGACCTCGGTAAATCGGCAACAGGCGCACCCGCGGCGATGATAGCCATTACCGTAAGTTTCCATGGACCTACCGTCCGTCACAGATGTCGTGGTGTGCGCCGCGGCAGCCGGGGCCAGCGGGGTCTGGGCGCCGCGCCGGTGGTGCCTCCTGCCGCGGCGCGGTCCCGCCGATCCGGCGGAGGCGGCCGCCCTGGCCGCCCTGCACCTGATCGCGCACGCCGCGCCCCCGCTGCGGGCCGGCCTCACCGGCGACGCGGCGCGCAGGGCGACCCGGCTGCTGCGCTCGCTCCTCGGCGCCGAGGCGGTCGCGATCGTGGGGGTGCGCCCGCCCGACGATCCGGACGACCCAGACGACCCCGACGGATCCGACGGATCCGACGAGCCGGGCGGCGACACGAGGGACGTGCCGCGGCTGCTGGCCTGGGACGGCGCCGGCCGCGGCGCCCACGCGGGCGAGGCGGTCGCGCACGCGCTGCCCGTCCTGACCTCCGGCAGGCCCCGGGTCGTCACGCCGGAGCCGCTCGCCTGCGGCGACCCGCACTGCGGCGTCCGGGCGGCGATGATCGCCCCCCTCACCGTCGAGGGCCGCGTCGCAGGCACGCTGACCGCGTACTGGCCGAGCCCGTCCACGGCGCGGGTCCGCGCGGTCGGGGAGGCTGCCCGGCTCGTCACCGGGCAGCTCGAACTGGCCGGGCTGGACTCGGTCCGCGGACGCCTCGCCGAGGCCGAGATGCGCGCCCTGCGCGCGCAGATCTCGCCGCACTTCGTCTACAACTCGCTGACCACGATCGCCTCGTTCGTCCGCACCGACCCCGAGCGGGCCCGCGGCCTGCTGCTGGACTTCGCCGACTTCGCCCGCTACTCGTTCCGCAACCCGCGCGACTTCACCACGCTCGCCGACGAGCTGCGCTCGATCGACCGCTACCTGCTTCTGGAGCGCGCCAGATTCGGCGAGCGGCTGCAGTGCAACGTCGAGGTCGCGCCCGAGGTGCTGCCGGTCGCCGTCCCGTTCCTCGCGCTCCAGCCGCTCGTCGAGAACGCCGTCCGGCACGGCATGGCCGGGGGCCGCCGGGCGTTCCACATCTCGATCGTGGCCCGCGACTCGGGCGCCGAGGCCGCGATCAGCGTGGAGGACGACGGGATCGGCATGGATCCCGAGCGGCTCGAAGAGATCCTGTCGGCGCCCCTCGGACGTCCCGGGCCCACCGGCTGGGGGAGCGTCGCCACCCACGACCGGCCGGGGGGCGGCCCCGGCATCGGCCTCGCGAACGTCGACGCGCGCATGCGCCAGGTCTACGGGGACGAGTACGGCCTCACCGTCGAGACAGCGCTCGGCGCCGGAACCAAGGTCAAATTGCGCGTCCCGAAGTACCGTCCGGGCGTCTTTCCCGACTGAGGCGCGATCCGGGCGACACGCCACTCACTTTTCGGAACCGATTGCGGACAGACGGTAATCGCGGCAAAGTCGCCCTCATGCTTCACGTCCTCGCCGTCGACGATGAACGCCCGGCCCTGGAGGAGCTGACCTACCTGCTCAGCAAGGACCCGCGGATCGGGCGGGTCACCGGCGCCGGAGACGCCTCGGCCGCGCTCCGCGACCTGAGCCGGATGCTCGTCGAGGGCGAGCGCCTCGACGCCGTGTTCCTCGACATCCGCATGCCGGGCCTCGACGGGCTCGACTTCACCCGGCTGCTGACCGCGTTCGCCGCGCCGCCGCACGTGGTGTTCGTGACCGCGCACGACGACTGCGCCGTCACCGCCTACGAGCTCGGCGCGCTCGACTACCTGCTGAAGCCCGTCCGCCCGGAGCGGCTGGCCGAGTCCGTCCGGCGCGTGGCGGCGGCCGTGCGCCGGCAGTCCCCGCCCGCCGGGGAGGCCTCCGCCGACCCCGACGACGAGATGATCCCCGTCGAGCTCGGCGGGCGGACGCGGCTGGTGTCCCGCCGCGCCGTGACCCATGTCGAGGCGCAGGGCGACTACGTGCGGCTGCACACCGCCGACGGCGGCTTCCTGGTCCGCATGCCGCTGTCCGCGCTCTCCAAGCGGTGGGAGGGCGCGGGGTTCATCCGGATCCACCGCAGCACCCTCGTCGCGGCCGCGCACATCACCGAGCTGCGCTTCGACGGCGGCCGTGCCGCCGTCCAGATCGGGGACGAGCTGCTGCAGGTCAGCCGCCGCCACACCCGCGAGGTCCGGGACCTGCTCGTCCGCAAGTTCCACCAACCGGACGAGGACGCCGGGGACCCGGGGGAGGGCCGCGATGACCGATGAACGCCGCGACACGATGGCGGGGACGGCGGCCGCCCGCCCCGGCGCGCCGCCGGAGGGCGCGGCGTCGGGCACGGCGCAGGCCACCGAGACCGCGGCGCCCGCGGCCGGCCCGGCGGACCCCGATCCGCCCGATACCGACCCGCTCCCTTCCGGTCTGCCGATCGGCGCCGCCGAGACCCGCCGCCTCATCCGCGCCCAGCTGCGCACCGCCCTCGGCACCGGCGCGTTCGTCATGACCGTGGTGACGGCGCTCCCGGCGCTGATGGTGATCGTCCCGGCGGTGGCGCGGGCCCGCGTGCACGGCGTCCCGCTGCCCTGGCTCGTCCTCGCGTTCGGCATCCAGCCGGTCTGGGTCGCGGCGTCGTTCCGTCAGCTCGGCCGCGCCGAACGCGCCGAACACGACCTCACGCGACCGGCGGGTCGCCGATGACCGCCGTGGCGGTGGCGGCGGCGCTCCTGGCGCTGCTGGTGGCGACCGTCGCGTTCGGCACCTGCGACCGCCGCTCCGCCTGCACCGCCTCCGACCTCATGGTCGCCTCCCGGGGCGTCACCCCCTGGCGGAACGCCTCGGCGATCAGCGGCGAGTACCTCTCCGCCGCCGCGTTCCTCGGCACCGCCGGACTGGTGCTCGCCTACGGCGCCGACATGCTGTGGCTGCCGGTCGCGGCGACCGCCGGACATGTCCTGCTCCTGGCGTTCGTCACCGCGCCGCTGCGCAGGTCCGGTGCCTACACCGTCTCCGACTTCGCCGAGTGGAGGCTCGGCTCCCCGGCCGTGCGGCGCATCGTCACCTGCTGCGTCTGCTTCATCGGCTGGTTCTACCTGCTGCCGCAGTTCCAGGGCGCCGGCGTGACCCTGCGCGTGATGACGGGCGCCCCGGTGTGGGCGGGCTGGGCCGTCGTCGTCGCGGTCACGCTGCTCCTCGTCGCCTCCGGCGGGATGTGCAGCATCACCGCCGTCCAGAGCATCCAGTTCTGGGTGAAACTGGTCGCCTTCGCCGTGCCCGCCCTGGCACTGCTGGTCGTGTGGCAGATGGACGGCCGCCCCGACCCCGTCGGCGACGGGCCCGCGCGCTTCGTGCACACCACCCGGGTCCACGTGGGCACCGAGGTGGCGGTCACCGCTCCCGCCGACGTCCTCGTCACCGCCCGGGGGCGGGTGGACGGAGTCCGCCACGGCGGCGGGGCGATGACCCTCGCCGCGGGCCGGCACACCATCGGGCCCGGCGCCGAAGTGGTCTTCCCGGCCGGCGCTCCGGTGCCCCATGCCGAACGCCTGCCCGTCCAGAGCGGCGAGACCTGGGCCACCCCCTTCGGCCGCGGCGAGGAACACGGCTTCTACCGCACGTACTCGGCGCTCCTCGGCATCCTGCTCGGCACCATGGGGCTGCCCCACATCCTCATCCGCTTCTACACCAACCCGAGCGGAAGCACCGCCCGCCGCACGGCCGCCCTCGTGCCGGTCCTCCTCGCGCTCTTCTACGTCTTCCCCACCGTCTACGCGTCCATGGGACGCCTCTACGCGCCCGAACTGCTGATGACCGGCGACACCGACGCGACCGTCCTGCTGCTGCCGCAGCGCATCCCCGGACCGGCCGGCGCGCTGCTCACCGGGCTCATCACCCTCGGCGCCTTCGCCGCGTTCATCTCCACCTCCTGCGGCCTCGTCGTCACCATCGCCGGCACGGTCACGCAGTGCGCCCGCCGCAGCGGCGTCGCGTCCTTCCGCATCGCCACCGTGTTCGCGCTCGTCGTCCCGCTCGCCCTGCTCCCGAGGATCGGGACGCAGGGCGCCGCCGGCCTCGTCGCCCTGGCCCTCTGCGTGTCGGCGTGCTCCCTGTGCCCGCTCCTCCTGCTCGCCATCTGGTGGCGCGGCCTGACCGCCGCCGGCGCCGGCGCCGGCCTGCTCCTCGGTACCGCTCTCGCCGTCGCGTCCGGGGTCCTGCACCTGTACGAGGTCCCCCTGACGGGCTGGCCCGCCGCCGCCGTGGCCGAACCCGCCGCCCTGATCGCCCCCGCGGCGTTCGCCGTCATGGTCGCGGTCTCGCTCCTGACCCGCCGCCGCGTCCCCCGCCGCGCCGACCGCGCCCTGACGAAACTGCACCTTCCCGAGGACGTGTTCGCCCGCTGAGTCCCGTTATGAACCGTTCGCGACGGCGCTCCGCTCACCGCGCCCCGCCCTCGGACCGCTCGTCCCGCCGCAGAGACCGCTCATCCGACGACTACGCTCCGTATATCTCTGACTACGCACCGTTCATCGAACGCCGCGTCGTCCCCGTGTCCAGGGGTGGCGAACCCCTCTAATGTTCTCAGTGGCACCACACGTCACACCGCCCGAGGAGGGGCGGGCGGTCCCCGGCCGCGAACCCTCCCACAAGAGCAAATCCGGAGATCCGGCGACAACACGCCGGATCGTGAGTCGCAGGATCCCGTACCGGGGGGGTGGGATCCCGCGACCTGTGGCTCGGGCGTCGCTGAACAGTCGGGGGGTTGTTCAGCGGCGCCTGAGTCTTTTCTTTTTTCTCCTCCTTCGGGCCTGGCGGCCCTGCTGTGCTTATTGCAGTGCCCTCCTCCTTCGGGCCTGGCGGCCCTCCATCGTCGGGCACCGCGGGCGATCGCTGGCATCGCTCCGACTCTCCTAGCGGCTCGCTGCGCGATCAGTTTCTCGCAAGCTCGAATCTGCCTTCGGACGCGATCGCAACCGTGAGGTTGCTTTGTAGTGGCGGTGCAGCCTGGGGTTTCGCAGCAGTGGGTGCGGGTTGACGCGCAGCGCTCGCCTGACGGCTGGATGCGCGGGCATCTTGCAAGCCCGAAACTGCTGTCGGATGCGATCGCAACAGGTGAGGTCGTTGGGGGGAGCGCCGACCCGCACCGACTACTGCAACCGCCCCAGCCGCCACAGCAACCCCGCGACGACATGGGGGCCGCGATCGCGTCCGAAGGCAGATTCGAGCGAAGCAAGAATCTGATCGCGCAGCGAGCCGCTAGGCGAGTCGGAGCGATGCCAGCGATCGCCCGCGGTGCCCGACGATGGAGGGCCGCCAGGCCCGAAGGAGGAGGGCACTGCAATAAGCACAGCAGGGCCGCCAGGCCCGAAGGAGGAGAAAAAGCAATAAGTTCAGCCGCGTAGGCGTTTTAGGGTTTTTATGTCTTCTGCGTGGGGGGCGGGGGCTCGGCCCGGGGTTTCGATGATGAAGGGGACGCCGGTCGTGGCGGGGTGGCGGAAGAGGTCGGCGAAGGGGGATTCGCCTATCTGGCCGGCGCCGATGTTCTCGTGGCGGTCCTTGGCGGAGGCGCAGGCGTCCTTGGAGTCGTTGGCGTGGACCAGTTTCAGACGGCCCTCGCCCACGGCGGCGACCAGGGCGTCGAGGGTGTCCTTGGCGCCGCCCGGGGCCGCCAGGTCGTGGCCGGCGGCGAAGGCGTGGCAGGTGTCGAAGCAGACGCCGAGCTTCGGGTGGTGGTCGAGGCGCTCGAAGAACGGGGCCAGGTCCTGGACCTTGGCGCAGAGCATGTTGTTCTGCCCGGCCATGGGCTCCAGGAGCAGGTCGGGGCCGTCCTCCGGGATCTCGTCGAGGAGCGGCAGGACGTGCTCGCGGACCTGGGCCATGGCCTCGTCGTAGGTCCGGGTGACGGCGGAGCCGGTGTGGACGACGACGCCGCGGGCGCCGATGGCGCGGCCCCGGGTCAGGGAGTGGCGGACGGCCGCTAGCGACCTGTCGAGCGTCTCCGGGGTGGGGGAGCCGAGGTTGACCAGGTACGGGGCGTGGACGTAGACGGGGATGCCCTCGTCCCGGAGCTTGGCGTCCTCGGCCGGCTTCCCCTCGGGCAGGGCCCAGCCGCGGGGGTTGGAGACGAAGACCTGGACCGCCTCGGCGCCGATCTCGGCGGCGTACTTCAGGCCGCCGGTGGCGAGGCCGCCGGCCACGGGGACGTGCGCCCCGACGGGGCTGGTGGGTGAGGTCATGGCGCGTTCAGACTAGCCGGTCAGGGGCCCCGGACGATCGTGATGGTGGAGCCGCGCGGGGCCTCGCCGCTGTTGGGCGACTGGAAGCGGACGACGTTGCCGCCGAAGCCCGTCACGTTCACGCGGAAGCCGGAGTCCTCCAGCGCGCTCCTGGCGTCGTTGACGCGGCGGCCGGTGAGGTCCGGGACGGGGACGTTCTGGTTGCCGTCGCCGTCGTCGCAGCCGAACTGGAAGGGGCCCGCGTCGACGATGCAGTCGCGCTTGTTGACGACGATGGTGACCTTGTCCCCGCGGGAGACGCCGGTGCCCTCGGACGGGTCCTGCTCGATCACCGTGTCGGGGTCCTTGCCGTCCACCTGCTTCTTCTTGACGGTGACGTCCAGGCCCATGGAGCGCAGCTGGTTGGCGGCGGTGTCGCCGTTCTGGCCGACGAGGCCGGGCATCGACATCCCCGTGGAGACGACGATGGAGACGCGCTCGTCGGGGGACTGCTTCTCGCCGGCGTCCGGGTCGGTGCTGATGACGTCGCCCTTGGAGACGGTCTGCGAGGGGGTGGTGCTCGTCCGGCCGACGGTGAAGCCCTTGTCCTCCAGGGTCTTCTTGGCGTCGGCGAGGGACTTGCCCCCGACGTCGGGCACCTCGCGGGGCGTGATGCCCCGGGAGGGCGTGAGGGTGACCGTCTGGCCCTTGGCGAGGCGTGCCCCGGCGGGCGGGTCGGACTTGGCGACGCCGCCCTTGTGGACGCGGTCGCTGTAGACCGCCTTGGCGGTGCGCACGTCCAGGCCGTCGGACTCCAGCTGGTCGCGGGCGTCGGCGACCTTCATCCCGATGATCGAGGACGGGACGTGCTCGTACTGGCCGGACGTCTGGTACCAGACCGCCCAGCCGAGGATGACCGCCGCGATCAGGCCGATGGCGATCAGGACGTAGCGGCCGGTCAGGGCCCCGATGGCGCGGTCGGCCCTGGTGGGGCGGGCGGCGTACGCGGGCGCCAGGGTCTCGGCGTCCATGACGGCGGTGCGGCCGTGGGCGGGCGGGGCCTCCAGGACGCTCGTCGCGTTGCGGGACGCCTCCTCGACGCGGCGGTCGAAGT is a genomic window of Actinomadura citrea containing:
- a CDS encoding sodium:solute symporter family transporter yields the protein MTAVAVAAALLALLVATVAFGTCDRRSACTASDLMVASRGVTPWRNASAISGEYLSAAAFLGTAGLVLAYGADMLWLPVAATAGHVLLLAFVTAPLRRSGAYTVSDFAEWRLGSPAVRRIVTCCVCFIGWFYLLPQFQGAGVTLRVMTGAPVWAGWAVVVAVTLLLVASGGMCSITAVQSIQFWVKLVAFAVPALALLVVWQMDGRPDPVGDGPARFVHTTRVHVGTEVAVTAPADVLVTARGRVDGVRHGGGAMTLAAGRHTIGPGAEVVFPAGAPVPHAERLPVQSGETWATPFGRGEEHGFYRTYSALLGILLGTMGLPHILIRFYTNPSGSTARRTAALVPVLLALFYVFPTVYASMGRLYAPELLMTGDTDATVLLLPQRIPGPAGALLTGLITLGAFAAFISTSCGLVVTIAGTVTQCARRSGVASFRIATVFALVVPLALLPRIGTQGAAGLVALALCVSACSLCPLLLLAIWWRGLTAAGAGAGLLLGTALAVASGVLHLYEVPLTGWPAAAVAEPAALIAPAAFAVMVAVSLLTRRRVPRRADRALTKLHLPEDVFAR
- a CDS encoding deoxyribonuclease IV, with protein sequence MTSPTSPVGAHVPVAGGLATGGLKYAAEIGAEAVQVFVSNPRGWALPEGKPAEDAKLRDEGIPVYVHAPYLVNLGSPTPETLDRSLAAVRHSLTRGRAIGARGVVVHTGSAVTRTYDEAMAQVREHVLPLLDEIPEDGPDLLLEPMAGQNNMLCAKVQDLAPFFERLDHHPKLGVCFDTCHAFAAGHDLAAPGGAKDTLDALVAAVGEGRLKLVHANDSKDACASAKDRHENIGAGQIGESPFADLFRHPATTGVPFIIETPGRAPAPHAEDIKTLKRLRG
- the pknB gene encoding Stk1 family PASTA domain-containing Ser/Thr kinase: MDTTVADPLVGRVLDGRYRIESRIARGGMATVYLARDLRLDRIIAIKVMHAGLASDEDFVARFIGEAKAAAALSHPNVVAVYDQRTDGEHVFLVMEYVAGRTLRDALNSLGRLGPRAALEIMQPVLAALGAAHRAGLVHRDVKPENVLITEDGQVKVADFGLARAETASKMTKTGMIIGTVGYLAPEQVLSGNADVRSDVYAAGIMLFELITGRLPHQGDTPLAVAYKHVNETVPPPSGVVPGIPPQVDALVTDATSHDPARRPQDANQYLAEVAEVFGGLPRDFDRRVEEASRNATSVLEAPPAHGRTAVMDAETLAPAYAARPTRADRAIGALTGRYVLIAIGLIAAVILGWAVWYQTSGQYEHVPSSIIGMKVADARDQLESDGLDVRTAKAVYSDRVHKGGVAKSDPPAGARLAKGQTVTLTPSRGITPREVPDVGGKSLADAKKTLEDKGFTVGRTSTTPSQTVSKGDVISTDPDAGEKQSPDERVSIVVSTGMSMPGLVGQNGDTAANQLRSMGLDVTVKKKQVDGKDPDTVIEQDPSEGTGVSRGDKVTIVVNKRDCIVDAGPFQFGCDDGDGNQNVPVPDLTGRRVNDARSALEDSGFRVNVTGFGGNVVRFQSPNSGEAPRGSTITIVRGP